The genomic interval CGGCCATCATGTACGCCACGCGGGCCGTGGTGCTCATGGTGGCCGCCATTACCGCCATGCTGCTGATCTCGCCGGAGCTGACGCTCTACACGCTGCTGCCCATGCCGCTGCTGGCGGTAGGCGTCTTCTGGGTGGCGCACCTGGTCCATCAGCGAAGCGATGCATTGCAGGCCCAGTATGCGCGCCTGACCAGCCGGGTGCAGGAAGCGCTCAACGGCATCCGCGTGCTGAAGGCCTACACGCGTGAGGAGGCCGAAGCCCGCGCCTTCGACGCCGAAAGCGAGGCCTACCGTCGCCGCATGCTCGACCTGGCCCGCGTCGATGCCTTCTGGTCGCCGATTTTTCTGCTGCTGACAGGACTTTCGACGATCCTGGTCGTCTGGAAAGGCGGCCAGCTGGCCATGGCCGGCGCCATCACGATCGGTAACATCGCCGAGTTCATCATCTACGTGGCGCTCATGACCTGGCCGGTGGCGTCGGTGGGCTTTGTCCTGTCGATGATTCAGCGGGCGTCGGCCTCGATGAATCGGCTCGTCGAGATCTTTGATACCGAGCCGGAAATCCGGGACGATCCGGCCTGGACAGACGATTCGATCCGGCAGATCGAAGGGCGGATCACGTTCAAAAACGTGTACTTCCGTTACGAGGAAGACGGCCCCTGGGTGCTCGAAGACATCAGCTTCGACCTGCCGGCCGGCGGCGTGCTGGGTATCGTGGGACGCACCGGAGCGGGCAAGACCACGCTGGTCGAACTGATTCCCCGGCTCATTGAGCCGGTGCGTGGCGTGGTGGAGATCGACGGGCACGACGTGCGGCGCATCCCGCTGGCCGTGCTGCGCCGCGCCATCGGCTACGCGCCCCAGGACGTGTTTCTCTTCAGCGACACGGTGGCGGCCAACATCGCCTTTGGCGAACTGGAGGCCGACCTGGCCCGCATCGAAGAAGCCGCCTGCGAGGCCGATCTGCTGGAGAACGTGCGGCACTTCCCGCACGGCTTCGAGACGTTCGTCGGGGAGCGCGGCATCACGCTCTCGGGCGGACAGAAGCAGCGCACGGCGATCGCCCGGGCGCTCATCCGGCGGCCCCGTATTCTCATTCTGGACGATGCGCTCTCGGCCGTCGATACTGAGACGGAGCGACGCATTCTGCGCCAGCTGCGTCGGCACTACGGCAAGCGGACGGTGGTCATCGTCAGCCATCGCATTTCGGCCGTGCAGGAGGCCGATCTGATCCTGGTGCTCGACGAAGGCCGGATCGTCGAGCGCGGGACGCACGCCGAGCTGCTCAAACAGGACGGTCTCTACGCCCGCCTGTACCGGCAGCAGTTGCTGGAGGAGGAGCTGAAACAACTGTAGCGCGATCGTGGAGCTGTTTGTCATTCCGCTGGGGACCGCTTCGGCCGTTCCTACCCGCACGCGGCATCTGTCGTCGGTGGCGCTCTGGCGGGCCGGCCGGCTGCTGCTGTTCGACTGCGGCGAGGGCACCCAGTACCGATTGCTGGCGGCCGAGCTCAAGGCCCCGCGCCTGGAGGCCATCTTCATCACGCATTTTCACGGGGACCACTTCTTCGGGCTGTTCGGCCTGCTGGCGACGCTGGCGATGCTGAACCGCACCGAACCGCTGGTGGTCGTGGGACCGGAGGGAATCGGACGCCTGATCGAGTCGATGCCCGGGCTGTCGGAGGCGGAGCGGGGCTTCCCGATTCGCTACGTGGAGCTGGCGGAGGGATTCGAACACGCGGTGGTGTTCGAGACAGCCGACTACGTGGTGACGGCGCGGCCGGTGGAGCACCGGGTGTTCACGGTGGGGTATCGGTTCGAGGAGCGCACGCGGCCGGGGCGTCTGCATGTGGAGCGGGCACGGGCGCTCGGGGTGACCGAACCCGAACAGTACCGAGCGCTCAAAGAAGGGCGTCCGGTGCGGGTGGGCGATCGGTGGGTGCGCCCCGAGGAGGTGCTCGGGCCGCCCATCCCGGGGCGTACGTTCGCCTACCTGACCGACACGCGTCCCTGCGAGAACGGCCGCCTGCTGGCCAAAGGGGTGGACCTGCTCTACCACGAGGCGACCTTCGGCGAAGTGCACCATGCGCTGGCCGTCGAACGCGGCCATGCCACCGCCCGCGAAGCGGCCGAACTGGCCCGGGCGGCCGGGGCGCGACGGCTGCTGCTCGGGCACTTCAGTGCCCGCTACGAAGACCCGGCGCCGCTGGTGGCCGAGGCCCGCGCCGTCTTCCCGAACACCGAAGCGGCCGAGGAATTGAAGCGCTACGTGCTGCCGCCGCACGCGCCGCGGCGGGCGGCCCTGCAGGCAACGGCCAACATGGCAGACGACCGTGAGCGATAAAACGACACGCGACGAGGCGCCGGGACTGGACCGACGGCTGCTGTGGCGCCTGGCCGGCTACCTGTGGCCCTACCGGGGCTGGGTGGCGCTGGCCTTCTGCACGGTCATGGCCGAGGCGTTTCTGGGACCGCTCCGGCCCAAACTGGTGCAGGTGGCCATCGACCGCCATATCGTCGAAGGCGACTGGAGCGGCCTGCAGCAGATCATCCTGTTGCTTGTGGGCGTGCTCGTCGTGGAAGCGGCGCTGTCGTTCGTGAACGACTACCTGACGCAATGGATCGGCCAGCGGGCGATCTACGACATTCGCACGAAGGTCTATCGTCACATTCAGCGCCAGTCGCTGCGGTTCTTCGACCGGACGCCCGTCGGGCGACTCATCACGCGCGTCACCAACGACGTCGAGTCGCTCAGCGACATGCTCTCGGCCGGCGTGGTGCGCATTCTGGGCGACCTGTTCCGGATCGTCTTCATCGCTTCCTTCATGTTCATGCTGGAATGGCGGCTGGCGCTCGTGACGCTTGCGGTCATGCCGCTCATGATGGCGGCCGTGGCCTGGTTCCGGCGCAAGGTGCGGGAGCAGTACCGCGAGACGCGGCGTCAGATCGCCCGGCTGAACGCCTTCCTGCAGGAGCACATCGGCGGCATGAAGATCGTGCAACTCTTCAATCGCGAGGCCGAGGAGCTGCGCCGCTTCCGCGAGATCAACGACGCGCATCGCCAGGCCCAGATCAAGACGGTCTTCTACTTTGCGCTCTTCTGGCCAGCCGTGCAACTGGTCTCCGACACGGCGCTGGGGCTGGTGCTCTGGGTGGGGGGCCTGCGGGCGCTTGAAGGCACACTGACGCTCGGTGTGCTGATCGCGTTCATTCAGTACGTGCGCCAGTTCTTCGAGCCGATCCGCAACCTGTCGGACCAGTACAACATGCTGCAGAGTGCCATGGCCGGGGCCGAGCGCATCTTCGGATTGCTCGACCAGGACACGGCGCTGCCCGAGCCGGCCCGTCCCGTGCGCGTCGAACGCCTGCGCGGCCACATCGAATTCCGCAACGTCTGGTTCACCTACGACGAGCTGCCGACCGACGGCCAGGAGCCCAACTGGGTACTGCGCGACGTCTCGTTCACCGTCGAGCCCGGCCAGCACCTGGCGATCGTGGGGGCCACCGGTGCCGGCAAGACCACGATCATCAACCTGCTGCTGCGCTTCTATGACGTGCAGCGCGGCCAGATTCTGGTGGACGGCCACGACGTGCGCGACTACGCCCTGCGCGACCTGCGTCGCCACATCGGCCTGGTGCTGCAGGACGTGTTTCTTTTCTCCGGGACGGTGCTCGACAACATCACGCTGGGCGATCCGTCCATTCCTTTCGAAAAGGTGCAGGAAGCCGCCCGCCTGATCGGGGCCGATCGCTTCATTGAACGCCTGCCGAACGGTTACTTCCAGGACGTACGGGAGCGCGGGTTGACGCTTTCGCACGGCCAGCGCCAGCTCCTGTCGTTTGTGCGCGCGCTCGTCTACGATCCCGAGGTACTCGTGCTCGACGAGGCGACTTCCAGCGTCGATACCGAGACGGAGCAGCTCATCCAGCGGGCCATGGAGACGCTGCTGCGCGGGCGTACGGCCATCATCATTGCGCACCGACTCTCGACCATCCAGCACGCCGATCAGATTCTGGTGATGCACCGGGGCGAAATCCGCGAGCGCGGCACCCATCAGGAGTTGCTGGCCCGCGACGGCCTCTACCGGAAGCTCTACGAGCTGCAGTTTATGGAGCAGGCCCGCTCGGCCGCCTGAGTCCTGCTTGTATTTTCCGGCCGGATGTTATATCATTGTTTATCGTCGAAAAACGATTTTTCAGGAAAAACATGGCCCGAAGCGAAACGAAACGATTCCTGCCGCCGGAGGAGCGCATGGCGGCGCTCATGCGGGCGCTGGGGCATCCGGCGCGAATTGCGATCCTGAAGCTGCTGGCCGAGCGGGGCGCCATGCCGTGCTTCGAGCTGGTGGAGGAGCTTCCGCTGGCTCAGGCGACCATCTCGCAACATCTGCGCACGCTGCGCGAGGTGGGGCTCATCACGTTCCAGACCGACGGACCACGCTCCTACTACCGCATCCGTCCCGAGGCGCTGCAGGAGCTCGACCGCGCCTTTCGCTTTCTCATGATGCAACTGCGCCCGGCCCTTTCCCCCGAACCCGGCTTTCCCCCGAACGTCGCGTGAAAGTCATGGAGGCGACATTGGATCAGATTCGAACTGCAATTCGCGAGGTGTTCCAGGAGCATGGCCTGGAGCCTGATCAGATTCTGCTATTTGGTTCGCGGGCGCGGGGCACGGCCGGACCTTACAGCGACTGGGATGTGCTGATCGTCACCTTCGAAGCATTGACGGTGCCTCAAAAAATGCAGCTCAGCCGGGAGATACGCCGACGGCTGGCCGCCGCGCTACTGGATGTCGATGTACTGATCTTTTCTCAGAAAGAGGTTGCCCGGCTTAAAGAGGTACCGGGTACCGTCGTGCAGGCTGTGTTTACAGAAGGCAATGTTTTAAAGTTATGAAAGAAGAAGTGCGTCTCTGGGTCATAAAAGCGATCGAAGACCTGAGGCTTATGACACACGAAATGCGTTTGCCTTCGGAGGAGGTGGTAACCAGCGGAGTTTGCTTTCATGCGCAACAGTTTGTCGAGAAGTTGTTGAAGGCTTATCTGGTATCCCGGGGTATTGCCTTTGGGCGAACACACAATCTGGAATATTTGTTGGCCCGCTGTCAACAGGTGGATAAAGATTTCGCTCAGATCGAGGTGGGGAATTTGACAGATTATGCCGTTCAGGTCTGATATCCGGATGATTTCTATGCTCCTTCCTATGAGGAAGCATGACAGTGCTATGCGTTGGCATTGCAGATCAAGGAGTTCATGTGTGCAAAGCTTCCGGAATTGAAACAGCTGGGCGGTTCTTGTTAACACCTCGTCACGTTTGGTGCGAAACCGTTGTCCCGGGAAAGTTCTCTCTTAAGAAGACCTGTCAACACCAACCCGGAGGCAACGATGAAACTGCTGGCCATAAGCGATCTGCGCGAAGCGTTCGACTACATCGACCGGCTTCCCGAGGTCGTGCAGGAAGCTCGTATTGATGCTGTGCTTTTTGCCGGCGAGATTCTGCAGGCTGAGGCCCGCAAAGCCGAGTGGGAACGGGCCGTGCGCGAGCAACGGCCGCCGGATCGGGCCCGGCCTGAGGTGGTCGAGGAGCGCAGGAACGACGCCGAGTCGCTGATGACCTTCTTCCGGCGGCTGAATACGATCGGCGTGCCGGTGTACGTGATTCCAGGCCGGAACGACGCGCCGGAGCGTTTCTTCATGCAGGCCGCCTTCAACAGCGAGATCGTGACGCCGCATGTGCACATGGTGCACCGGAGCTTTGCGCCGCTGGGCGGCCGTTACATGGTGGCGGGCTTCGGTGGTGAGGTGACCGTCGAAGCCCGGGATCACGAGTTCTTCCTGCGCTATCCGGGCTGGGAGGCGATTTTCTCGCTGGACTTTCTGCGGCACCTGGATCCGCCCAAGATTCTGCTGTTCTACACGGCGCCGGCCGATCGTTTCGAGGAACCGGCCGACCAGAGCGGTCCGGCCGCTGTGGCGCACCTGATCAAGACCTACGATCCGCACTTTGTGGTGTGTGCAGGCGTGGGCGGCCGCAAGGAAAAGAAGCAGCTGGGGAATACGCTGGTGGTCTTCCCCGGCTCGCTGGCCGAAGGCGACTACGCGATCATCGACACGCGGGAGAAAGAGGTGGCCTTCGGGAATCTGCGATAAGTTGCGAAACGCACACGAACGCCGCGTCGCGCTGTCAGGCGACGTGGCGTTTTCTTTATCTGTACGGGCCTTTGCTCAGAGGATCAGGAGCGTCTCCTGAGCCGCGCTACGAGGTCGGCGCCGCCAGCCCCAGCCGTTCGGCCTCGGCCTGCATGCCGGCGATCACGTGGGCGATGTGTTCTTCGAGCGGAAGGCCCAGCTCTTCGGCGCCCCGGTAGATGTCCTCGCGGCTGACGCCGGCCGCAAAGGCTTTGTCCTTGAGCTTCTTCTTGACGGATTTGACCGTCAGCCCTTCGAGCCGCGTGGGGCGCACGTAGGCCACGGCCGTGATGAAGCCCGCCAGCTCGTCGACGGCGAACAGCGCCCGGGCCAGAAGCGTGCGGCGCGGCGTGCCCGTGTAGTCGGCGTGGCCGAGGATGGCCTCGAGCATTTCTTCGGGATAGCCCAGCTCGCGGAGCACGCGCACACCCACGTACGGATGTTCCTCGGGCGTGGGATGGCGCTCGTAGTCCAGATCGTGCAGCAGACCCGTCATGCGCCAGAGCGTTTCATCTTCGCCGAAATGGCGAGCGTAGTGCGCCATGGCCGCTTCCACGGCATAGCCGTGGCGCCGGAGATTTTCCGATTGCGTCCACTCGTGAAAGAGCTTCAGGGCGTCTTCGTAGGTCGGCATGGCTCACACGTCACAGATGGCGATGGCACGACGAAGCGATTCCAGCGGATCGTCGGCGGTGGGAATGAATTCCTGGGCCACGAAGCCGTCGAATCCTGCATCGGCAATGGCCCGCATGATGGCAGGATAATACAGTTCCTGCGAATCGTCAATCTCGTGGCGGCCCGGCACGCCGGCCGTGTGGAAGTGGGCGATGTACTCGATGTTCTCTCGGATCGTGCGGATGATGTCGCCTTCCATGATCTGCATGTGGTAGATGTCGTAGAGCAGCTTGAAGCGCTCGGAGCCCAGGCGCTTGACGAGCCGCACGCCCCATTCCGTATGGTCGCACATGTAGTCGGGGTGGTCGATCTTGCTGTTGAGCAGTTCCATACAGATCGTGACCCCGTACTTTTCGGCCGTTGGCAGGATTTCTTTGAGGCCGATCACACAGTTTTCCAGCCCCTCCTCGTCGTCCATGCCGTTACGGTTGCCCGAAAAGCAGATGATGTTGGGGATACCCGCTTCGGCGGCCTCTTCGATCCGCTTTTTGAACTGCGGGATGAGCCACTCATGGTTTTCCCGTCGGTTGAAGCCGTCCGGAATGCGGGAAGGACCGTTCCCCATGGCACAGGTGAGGCCGTACTTTTTGACGATGGGCCAGTCGGGTGGGTCCAGCAATTCGATGGACTGCAGCCCCATTTTGACGCCTGCCGCTGCCAGCTCCTCGACGCTCAGGTTCGGGTAGCACCACTTGCAGACGGAATGTTTGATGCGCCCTTTGAACTGCGGGCGATTGCGGGAGGTCAGCACCAGGGGAGCACCCATGCTGCCGAGCGCGGCCGCTCCGGCCAGCGTGCGCAGTGCCTGTCGGCGGGTCAGAGCCATGGCCTTTTATAAACCGGTCTGGTGAACGAAGCACCGTTAAAAAACGACATGATGGATTGTTGCGCAAGGGATCGGGAGAATTTATAAGGAGCCGCCCTGCGGGGCCTCATCGGATAGATGCCTTCTTTGTTATCTTGTAACGCCGAACCGTTGGGGCGCCGCCCATGGCCGGTGCACTCGGACGGCCTCTCTGTGCGCGATTTTCCAACGACAGGCGACTCGTATGGAGTCCATCGTACTGGGCATCGTGGCCGTGCTGGTGCTGGGCGTGGGCGCTCAGTGGCTGGCCTGGCGTTTCCGCTTGCCTTCGATTCTGCTGCTACTCACCTTCGGATTTCTGGCCGGACCGGTAACCGGACTGCTGCCACCCGAGGCGTTGCAGGGCGACTGGGTGTTCGCGTTCGTTTCGCTTTCGATCGGGATCATCCTGTTCGAGGGCGGACTGAACCTGCGGCTGTCGGAGCTGCGCGAGGTGGGCAAGGCCGTCCGCAACCTGATCACGATCGGGGTGCTGGTGACCTGGGTGCTGGCCGGACTGGCCGCCTACCACCTCGTCGGGCTGAATCCGAGCCTGTCCGTGCTGGTGGGCGCCATCCTGACGGTGACCGGACCGACCGTGGTCATTCCACTGCTACGCCACGTCCGACCTGCGGGGCGGGTGGGCGCCGTGGCCAAGTGGGAAGGGATCACGATCGACCCGGTGGGGGCCATTCTGGCCGTGCTCGTGCTGGAGACGATTCTGCTGCTGGAGGCGGCGCCGGGCGCGGGCGAGAGCCTGAGCGAAGCGGTCTGGCATGCCGTCGAGGGCCTGCTGCTGACCATCACGATCAGCGTGGGTATCAGTGTGCTGGGGGCGGCCCTGCTGATTCTGCTGCTCTACCGACGGCTCATCCCCGACTATCTGCAGAGCCCGATCGCACTGATGATCGTGGTGGCGACATTTGCGCTGTCGAACGTGCTGCAGGAAGAATCGGGCCTGCTGGAGGTTACGCTGCTGGGCATCATTCTGGCCAATCAGCGCTACGTGCCGGTGCGGCGCATCACGGAGTTCAAAGAGGACCTGCAGGTGCTTCTGATCTCCAGCCTGTTCATCGTGCTGAGCGCCCGTCTGGACATCGAATCGCTGCGCTTCATCGAAGAGGAAGCTCTGCTGTTTCTGGCGGCGCTGGTGCTGGTGGTGCGGCCGGTGGCCGTGTGGATCTCGACGCTGGGCACGAACCTGAACTGGCGCGAAAAGGTGTTTCTGTCGTGGCTGGCGCCCCGCGGGATCGTGGCGGCGGCCGTGGCCTCGCTGTTCGCCTTTCGCATGGAGGCCGTCTATCCGGGCCAGGCACAGACCATCGTACCGCTCGTCTTTCTGGTGATCGTGGGCACCGTCGCGCTCTACGGATTGACGATCGCACCGCTGGCCCGCTTCCTGAAACTGGCCGATCCGAACCCGCAGGGCGTGCTGATTCTGGGCGCTCACCTGTGGGCGCGGCGCCTGGCGACGGTCCTGCGCGATCTGGGCTTCAAGGTGCTCCTGATCGACTCGAATGCCGACAACATTGCGCGGGCGCGACGGGCCCGGCTACCGGCAGCCCGGGTGAACGCGCTCTCGGAAGAGGTGCTGGACGAGCTGGATCTGAGCGGCATCGGGTATTTTCTGGCGCTGACGCCCAACGACGAGGTGAACGCCCTGGCGGCGCTGCACTTCGCCGAGGTGTTCGACAGCACCTCGGTTTTTCAGCTGGCCATGCGTTCGGAAGACGGCGAGCAGGACTTGCCCGCCCACCTGCGGGGACGGCCGCTCTTCGGCGGGAAGGTCACCTATGCGACGCTCACCGAGCGCTTCAACCAGGGCGGGGAAATCCGGGTGATCGAGCTTTCCGAGAAGCTGACCTACGAGGCACTACTGGAGGAGTACGAGAACGATCTGATCTTGCTCTTCGTGGTGCGGGGCAACGAGCTGCTTGTCCATGCCGAGGAGGGACAGCTCACGCCGCAGCCCGGCGACAAGGTGGTGGTGTTTCTGCCGCCGCGGGCCCGCGAAAAAGAGGAGGTCGAGGCGGTTTCGTTCGAGCAGCTTGTCACGCGGGCCTTCGTGCGCGATCTGGACCGCTGCGCGCCGTTCGAGGAGCTGGTCGAGGACGTCTCGGCGCTGCTGGCGCAGCGGTTGCCGGTGACGGCCGCCCGCCTGAGCCGGGGCTTTCTCGACGGCGCCCGCTACGGGTTGATGCCGATCACGCACGGCGTGGCGCTGGCGCACCTGCGCGTGCCCGAGATCGAGGAGCCCGAACTGCTGCTGGTGCGCTGCCGCGAGGGCGTACAGATCACCGTCGACGGCGAGGCCGTGGAGGCGCCAGCCTCGGGCCAGCCGGAGACGGTCTATGCCATACTGTTTCTGGTCAGTCCCGAGGAAAACCCCGGCAAGCACCTGCGCACGCTCGCCTACCTGGCCTCACGGATCGACGAGCCCGACTTCCTGGAGCGCTGGCGCAACGCCGCTGACGAGCTGGAACTGAAGGCGACGCTGCTGGACCCCGAACACTTCCTGATGCTGACGCTACGCGCCGACGACGAGACGGCCGCGTGGATCGGCCACGACGTGGACGAACTGGAACTCCCGCCCTCGTGCCAGGTGGCGCTGGTGCAGCGCCAGCAGAAACGCTTCGTGCCGGGGCCGTACACGCAGCTGCAGGAAGGGGATCGGCTGATTCTCATCGGCGAGGCGTCCGCCATCCGGTCCCTCCGCCAGCGCTTCCCCTCCGCCCGCCCCACTTCCGCCTCGGTGGAGAGATGATGCGGGAAACCGGTAACACTCCAATTCGTGCCAGTACCCTGGAGATGAGGTGATGGGAGAAGGTTATGCAAACGAATACGGTTGAACTTGCAGAAGTCCTCCGGCAGGCCGTTGCCATTCTAAAAGCTTTCGGCGTTCGAAAGGTTGTTTTATTTGGGTCGGCGGCACGCGGTAAGCCGGAGATATCCTTGCAGCTCGGAGATCTTGATCTTGCCTGCGAGGGATTGCCAGCTACGCGTTTTTTTGAGGCACTGGGGCGTCTGCTTCGTACGCTTCCCATACCGGTAGATCTGATCGATCTGGAAGACCCGGCCTTACCACAGACACTTCGTGCCAGGGTTTTACAGGAGGGGATCATACTTTATGAGGAAGACACACCTGATGCGGCTTCGGTCGGAAATTGAGACGGAATGGCCGCGCCTGGAGATGCTCGTTCAAGAATTGCAGCAGCTTGTAGCGGGCTTACCCGCTCAGGCTGAACCTTCGCACAGAGATAAGGCTGCGATTGGTGCTTTTCTGCATAGCTTTTATAACGGGATAGAGAACATCCTGAAGCATTTGGCCCGGGAGATTGATCAAAATGTACCGAAAGGAGAAGGATGGCACCGCGCGCTGCTGCAACGTATGTCCGTTGCAGTACCGGGAATTCGGT from Rhodothermus marinus carries:
- a CDS encoding ribonuclease Z — protein: MELFVIPLGTASAVPTRTRHLSSVALWRAGRLLLFDCGEGTQYRLLAAELKAPRLEAIFITHFHGDHFFGLFGLLATLAMLNRTEPLVVVGPEGIGRLIESMPGLSEAERGFPIRYVELAEGFEHAVVFETADYVVTARPVEHRVFTVGYRFEERTRPGRLHVERARALGVTEPEQYRALKEGRPVRVGDRWVRPEEVLGPPIPGRTFAYLTDTRPCENGRLLAKGVDLLYHEATFGEVHHALAVERGHATAREAAELARAAGARRLLLGHFSARYEDPAPLVAEARAVFPNTEAAEELKRYVLPPHAPRRAALQATANMADDRER
- a CDS encoding metallophosphoesterase; protein product: MKLLAISDLREAFDYIDRLPEVVQEARIDAVLFAGEILQAEARKAEWERAVREQRPPDRARPEVVEERRNDAESLMTFFRRLNTIGVPVYVIPGRNDAPERFFMQAAFNSEIVTPHVHMVHRSFAPLGGRYMVAGFGGEVTVEARDHEFFLRYPGWEAIFSLDFLRHLDPPKILLFYTAPADRFEEPADQSGPAAVAHLIKTYDPHFVVCAGVGGRKEKKQLGNTLVVFPGSLAEGDYAIIDTREKEVAFGNLR
- a CDS encoding ArsR/SmtB family transcription factor; translation: MARSETKRFLPPEERMAALMRALGHPARIAILKLLAERGAMPCFELVEELPLAQATISQHLRTLREVGLITFQTDGPRSYYRIRPEALQELDRAFRFLMMQLRPALSPEPGFPPNVA
- a CDS encoding ABC transporter ATP-binding protein, which codes for MGTLARLNPYFWKYRRLFGPGLLCAIASALFAMLAPGVVRQAVDSVPRFVAYYRAVEGTEAQPFFYAYALTGLLFYGGVILGLSLLSGLFTFLMRRTLVVASRHIEFDLRNALYEHLQRLPPSFYRKFPTGDVLTRATSDIEQVRRYVGPAIMYATRAVVLMVAAITAMLLISPELTLYTLLPMPLLAVGVFWVAHLVHQRSDALQAQYARLTSRVQEALNGIRVLKAYTREEAEARAFDAESEAYRRRMLDLARVDAFWSPIFLLLTGLSTILVVWKGGQLAMAGAITIGNIAEFIIYVALMTWPVASVGFVLSMIQRASASMNRLVEIFDTEPEIRDDPAWTDDSIRQIEGRITFKNVYFRYEEDGPWVLEDISFDLPAGGVLGIVGRTGAGKTTLVELIPRLIEPVRGVVEIDGHDVRRIPLAVLRRAIGYAPQDVFLFSDTVAANIAFGELEADLARIEEAACEADLLENVRHFPHGFETFVGERGITLSGGQKQRTAIARALIRRPRILILDDALSAVDTETERRILRQLRRHYGKRTVVIVSHRISAVQEADLILVLDEGRIVERGTHAELLKQDGLYARLYRQQLLEEELKQL
- a CDS encoding hydroxypyruvate isomerase family protein codes for the protein MALTRRQALRTLAGAAALGSMGAPLVLTSRNRPQFKGRIKHSVCKWCYPNLSVEELAAAGVKMGLQSIELLDPPDWPIVKKYGLTCAMGNGPSRIPDGFNRRENHEWLIPQFKKRIEEAAEAGIPNIICFSGNRNGMDDEEGLENCVIGLKEILPTAEKYGVTICMELLNSKIDHPDYMCDHTEWGVRLVKRLGSERFKLLYDIYHMQIMEGDIIRTIRENIEYIAHFHTAGVPGRHEIDDSQELYYPAIMRAIADAGFDGFVAQEFIPTADDPLESLRRAIAICDV
- a CDS encoding HEPN domain-containing protein, giving the protein MKEEVRLWVIKAIEDLRLMTHEMRLPSEEVVTSGVCFHAQQFVEKLLKAYLVSRGIAFGRTHNLEYLLARCQQVDKDFAQIEVGNLTDYAVQV
- a CDS encoding nucleotidyltransferase family protein, with the translated sequence MQTNTVELAEVLRQAVAILKAFGVRKVVLFGSAARGKPEISLQLGDLDLACEGLPATRFFEALGRLLRTLPIPVDLIDLEDPALPQTLRARVLQEGIILYEEDTPDAASVGN
- a CDS encoding cation:proton antiporter; the encoded protein is MESIVLGIVAVLVLGVGAQWLAWRFRLPSILLLLTFGFLAGPVTGLLPPEALQGDWVFAFVSLSIGIILFEGGLNLRLSELREVGKAVRNLITIGVLVTWVLAGLAAYHLVGLNPSLSVLVGAILTVTGPTVVIPLLRHVRPAGRVGAVAKWEGITIDPVGAILAVLVLETILLLEAAPGAGESLSEAVWHAVEGLLLTITISVGISVLGAALLILLLYRRLIPDYLQSPIALMIVVATFALSNVLQEESGLLEVTLLGIILANQRYVPVRRITEFKEDLQVLLISSLFIVLSARLDIESLRFIEEEALLFLAALVLVVRPVAVWISTLGTNLNWREKVFLSWLAPRGIVAAAVASLFAFRMEAVYPGQAQTIVPLVFLVIVGTVALYGLTIAPLARFLKLADPNPQGVLILGAHLWARRLATVLRDLGFKVLLIDSNADNIARARRARLPAARVNALSEEVLDELDLSGIGYFLALTPNDEVNALAALHFAEVFDSTSVFQLAMRSEDGEQDLPAHLRGRPLFGGKVTYATLTERFNQGGEIRVIELSEKLTYEALLEEYENDLILLFVVRGNELLVHAEEGQLTPQPGDKVVVFLPPRAREKEEVEAVSFEQLVTRAFVRDLDRCAPFEELVEDVSALLAQRLPVTAARLSRGFLDGARYGLMPITHGVALAHLRVPEIEEPELLLVRCREGVQITVDGEAVEAPASGQPETVYAILFLVSPEENPGKHLRTLAYLASRIDEPDFLERWRNAADELELKATLLDPEHFLMLTLRADDETAAWIGHDVDELELPPSCQVALVQRQQKRFVPGPYTQLQEGDRLILIGEASAIRSLRQRFPSARPTSASVER
- a CDS encoding HD domain-containing protein, with the translated sequence MPTYEDALKLFHEWTQSENLRRHGYAVEAAMAHYARHFGEDETLWRMTGLLHDLDYERHPTPEEHPYVGVRVLRELGYPEEMLEAILGHADYTGTPRRTLLARALFAVDELAGFITAVAYVRPTRLEGLTVKSVKKKLKDKAFAAGVSREDIYRGAEELGLPLEEHIAHVIAGMQAEAERLGLAAPTS
- a CDS encoding ABC transporter ATP-binding protein encodes the protein MSDKTTRDEAPGLDRRLLWRLAGYLWPYRGWVALAFCTVMAEAFLGPLRPKLVQVAIDRHIVEGDWSGLQQIILLLVGVLVVEAALSFVNDYLTQWIGQRAIYDIRTKVYRHIQRQSLRFFDRTPVGRLITRVTNDVESLSDMLSAGVVRILGDLFRIVFIASFMFMLEWRLALVTLAVMPLMMAAVAWFRRKVREQYRETRRQIARLNAFLQEHIGGMKIVQLFNREAEELRRFREINDAHRQAQIKTVFYFALFWPAVQLVSDTALGLVLWVGGLRALEGTLTLGVLIAFIQYVRQFFEPIRNLSDQYNMLQSAMAGAERIFGLLDQDTALPEPARPVRVERLRGHIEFRNVWFTYDELPTDGQEPNWVLRDVSFTVEPGQHLAIVGATGAGKTTIINLLLRFYDVQRGQILVDGHDVRDYALRDLRRHIGLVLQDVFLFSGTVLDNITLGDPSIPFEKVQEAARLIGADRFIERLPNGYFQDVRERGLTLSHGQRQLLSFVRALVYDPEVLVLDEATSSVDTETEQLIQRAMETLLRGRTAIIIAHRLSTIQHADQILVMHRGEIRERGTHQELLARDGLYRKLYELQFMEQARSAA
- a CDS encoding nucleotidyltransferase domain-containing protein — translated: MEATLDQIRTAIREVFQEHGLEPDQILLFGSRARGTAGPYSDWDVLIVTFEALTVPQKMQLSREIRRRLAAALLDVDVLIFSQKEVARLKEVPGTVVQAVFTEGNVLKL